Proteins encoded by one window of Flagellimonas lutaonensis:
- a CDS encoding Na(+)-translocating NADH-quinone reductase subunit A, which translates to MSKDIRIKKGLNINLVGAAEQTTSKAVTSNVYALNLEDFHGITPKMLIKEGAEVKAGEPIFFNKKIEEMLFVSPVSGELVEIVRGARRRILTIKILADKEQRYLTHDKIDLKKADADEIRTALLKSGCWPFIKQRPYDIVANPDLVPKAIFISGYTTAPLAADVDYVLRGKEKEVQAAIDALSKLTPGTIHVSVGNTSTSPFSKIEGITLHKVSGPHPAGLVGTQINKIDPINKGEVVWTIAPQDLIIMGEWLLTGKFNAERTVALAGSAVKSPKYYTTKIGAEISTFLYASGVDLKKFRLINGDVLTGYKVRPDGYLGFYNNTVTAIPEGDDYEFFGWNKPVFNKISPTRALTFSWLKPNKKYDLDTNTNGEHRAFVVTGLYEQVFPFDIYPLQLLKACMVKDLDEMEQLGLYEVAPEDFALTEFVCISKQPHQKIIREGLDLLYQEIG; encoded by the coding sequence ATGTCTAAAGACATCCGAATCAAAAAAGGGTTGAACATCAACCTTGTCGGGGCTGCAGAACAGACTACTTCGAAAGCCGTTACCAGCAATGTTTACGCTCTCAATTTAGAAGATTTCCACGGGATTACGCCAAAAATGTTGATCAAAGAAGGTGCCGAGGTAAAAGCCGGCGAGCCTATTTTCTTCAACAAGAAAATTGAAGAGATGCTCTTTGTCTCGCCCGTTAGCGGTGAGTTGGTAGAGATTGTTCGCGGTGCACGGCGAAGGATATTGACCATAAAGATTTTGGCCGATAAGGAACAGCGGTACCTGACCCATGATAAAATTGATTTGAAAAAGGCCGACGCCGATGAAATTCGAACGGCCCTTTTGAAGTCTGGTTGTTGGCCGTTTATCAAGCAGCGTCCGTATGACATTGTCGCCAATCCCGATTTGGTGCCCAAGGCCATTTTTATTTCGGGCTATACAACGGCTCCTTTGGCGGCTGACGTAGATTATGTCTTACGCGGAAAAGAAAAAGAAGTACAGGCGGCCATCGATGCCCTATCAAAACTTACCCCGGGCACTATACACGTATCTGTGGGCAATACTTCCACATCGCCCTTCAGCAAAATAGAGGGTATTACCTTGCATAAAGTTTCAGGGCCACACCCTGCCGGTCTGGTGGGCACCCAAATCAATAAGATAGACCCCATCAACAAGGGAGAGGTGGTCTGGACGATTGCGCCCCAAGACTTGATCATTATGGGCGAGTGGCTGTTGACCGGCAAGTTCAATGCCGAGCGCACCGTAGCATTGGCAGGGTCTGCGGTCAAGTCACCCAAGTACTATACCACTAAAATTGGGGCCGAGATTTCTACCTTTTTGTATGCAAGCGGGGTCGATTTAAAGAAATTCAGGTTGATCAACGGTGATGTGCTCACTGGTTACAAAGTGCGGCCTGATGGGTATTTGGGTTTCTACAACAATACCGTTACGGCCATACCTGAAGGAGATGACTATGAGTTTTTCGGGTGGAACAAACCGGTATTCAACAAAATTTCGCCGACAAGGGCGCTGACCTTTTCTTGGTTAAAGCCCAATAAGAAATATGACCTTGATACCAATACCAACGGCGAGCACAGGGCCTTTGTGGTCACTGGGCTTTACGAACAGGTATTTCCGTTCGATATCTATCCACTTCAATTGTTGAAGGCCTGCATGGTCAAAGATTTGGATGAGATGGAGCAATTGGGCCTTTACGAAGTGGCCCCCGAAGACTTTGCACTTACAGAGTTTGTCTGTATATCAAAACAACCGCACCAAAAAATAATCAGGGAAGGACTTGATTTACTATACCAAGAAATAGGATAA
- a CDS encoding DUF3667 domain-containing protein, protein MGKGKGLITKGRYELRFRGNQCLNCGHPLDISDKYCPNCSQANSTKKLVLKDFLDEFFSSLVNYDSKLLKTLYTLLVKPGTITKDYIAGKRVSYTNPFRFLLSLAFIYFLLFTYDNDLYKLDQLKLDEKIRDNGNLNFSVDPSAIRIDSLNGNENIVVPLGQIDSLAKEDPRLSENLDQLDSLNVFIQENIERERISDSLMLADPKQYFGKLQNEKKTSFADKLEFFIAMIRKDSLSSFEEAQEKYGVKASLGNRISYNASKSVLKALAQPGTWLNDTISQLPFIVFFFLPIFTIFIWVVYIRKKYTYTDHLIFSFHNQSLLFILLILSLIVDGVFNITSAGLFLLVFGVYLYKAMRNFYGQGRFKTIVKYIFLNTVFAFLALLSIILLFTGSVFTY, encoded by the coding sequence ATGGGCAAGGGCAAAGGGCTTATCACCAAAGGCCGGTACGAGCTTAGGTTTCGCGGCAACCAGTGTTTGAATTGCGGGCACCCACTGGATATCAGCGACAAGTATTGCCCCAATTGTTCGCAGGCCAACAGTACCAAAAAACTGGTTCTCAAAGATTTTTTAGACGAGTTTTTTTCAAGTCTGGTCAACTACGACTCAAAATTGCTCAAAACCCTGTATACCCTATTGGTCAAGCCAGGCACCATCACCAAAGACTATATAGCTGGAAAAAGGGTTTCGTACACCAACCCGTTCCGGTTTTTATTGAGCTTGGCCTTTATCTACTTTTTGCTGTTCACCTATGATAACGACCTATATAAACTCGACCAACTCAAACTTGACGAAAAAATACGGGACAACGGGAATCTTAACTTCTCGGTAGACCCCTCTGCCATAAGAATCGACAGCCTTAACGGCAACGAAAACATAGTGGTGCCATTGGGTCAGATCGATTCTTTGGCGAAAGAGGATCCTAGACTTTCAGAGAATCTCGATCAGCTCGACTCTTTGAATGTGTTCATTCAAGAAAACATCGAAAGAGAAAGAATATCCGATTCTTTGATGTTGGCAGACCCCAAACAATACTTTGGGAAACTACAGAATGAAAAAAAAACCAGTTTTGCAGACAAGTTGGAGTTTTTCATCGCCATGATACGCAAAGACTCGCTTTCAAGCTTCGAAGAGGCCCAAGAAAAATATGGTGTAAAAGCCTCTTTGGGCAACAGGATCAGCTATAATGCCTCAAAAAGTGTTTTAAAGGCACTTGCCCAACCGGGCACCTGGTTGAACGACACAATTTCACAGTTACCGTTCATCGTATTTTTCTTTCTTCCCATCTTCACCATCTTTATTTGGGTGGTGTACATCCGCAAAAAATATACCTATACCGATCATTTAATCTTTAGTTTCCACAACCAGTCATTATTATTTATCTTGCTCATCCTTAGCCTGATCGTAGACGGTGTTTTCAACATAACAAGCGCAGGACTTTTTCTATTGGTGTTTGGCGTTTACCTTTATAAGGCGATGAGAAATTTCTACGGACAAGGCAGGTTTAAAACGATTGTTAAATACATTTTTCTGAATACGGTTTTTGCCTTTTTGGCACTTTTGAGCATAATTTTACTGTTTACGGGAAGTGTTTTTACCTACTGA
- the pruA gene encoding L-glutamate gamma-semialdehyde dehydrogenase gives MGKGFFKVPIAVNEPIKSYAPGTPEREEVLKQYKAYYNSKVEVPLYIGSEEIKTGNTRPMSPPHEHQHIVGHYHTAEKEHVEKAIANCLEARKKWADLVWEQRAAIFLKAADLIAGPYRAKINAATMMAQSKTIHQAEIDAACELIDFLRFNVEFMSEIYKEQPYSAEGTWNRVEYRPLEGFVYAITPFNFTAIAGNLPASAAMMGNVVVWKPSDSQVYSAKVIMDVFKEAGLPDGVINMVMGDPVMITETVLASPDFSGLHFTGSTHVFKELWKQIGNNIHNYKTYPRIVGETGGKDFIIAHPTAKPQQVATAITRGAFEFQGQKCSAASRVYLPKSTADEILELIKKDIESFNKPGSPEDMSNFITAVIHEGSFDKLAKYINQAKADKEAEIIVGGGYDKSVGYFVEPTVILTKDPKYTTMCTELFGPVVTVYIYDDKDWSQTLELVDGTSEYALTGAVLATDRYAIDEATKVLENCAGNFYINDKPTGAVVGQQPFGGARASGTNDKAGSAQNLLRWVSPRLIKETFVTPEDYRYPFLG, from the coding sequence ATGGGCAAAGGTTTTTTTAAAGTTCCTATAGCAGTCAATGAACCTATAAAGAGCTACGCTCCAGGTACTCCTGAGCGCGAAGAAGTCTTAAAACAATACAAGGCATATTATAATTCGAAGGTCGAGGTGCCACTTTATATCGGCTCAGAAGAAATAAAGACCGGCAACACACGCCCCATGTCACCCCCACATGAGCACCAACATATTGTCGGACATTACCATACGGCCGAAAAAGAACATGTAGAAAAGGCCATTGCCAATTGTTTGGAAGCACGAAAAAAATGGGCCGACCTTGTTTGGGAGCAGCGCGCAGCCATATTTTTAAAAGCCGCTGACCTGATAGCGGGTCCTTATCGTGCCAAAATCAATGCCGCCACCATGATGGCCCAATCGAAGACCATTCACCAAGCAGAGATAGACGCAGCCTGCGAGCTCATTGATTTCTTGCGTTTCAATGTGGAGTTCATGAGCGAGATTTATAAGGAGCAGCCCTATTCAGCTGAGGGAACTTGGAACCGTGTCGAATACCGCCCATTGGAAGGATTTGTATACGCCATTACGCCTTTCAATTTCACGGCCATCGCCGGAAACTTACCGGCCAGTGCGGCCATGATGGGCAATGTGGTGGTCTGGAAACCCAGCGACAGCCAGGTCTATTCGGCTAAGGTTATCATGGATGTCTTTAAGGAGGCTGGATTGCCAGATGGTGTGATCAATATGGTCATGGGCGACCCCGTGATGATTACGGAAACCGTACTGGCAAGTCCAGATTTTTCAGGATTGCACTTCACCGGTTCGACCCATGTCTTCAAAGAGCTTTGGAAACAGATCGGAAACAACATCCACAACTATAAGACATACCCAAGAATCGTCGGTGAAACGGGAGGTAAAGACTTCATCATTGCCCACCCGACCGCCAAACCACAGCAGGTGGCAACGGCCATTACCAGGGGTGCCTTTGAGTTTCAAGGACAAAAATGTAGTGCCGCCTCTAGGGTGTACTTGCCAAAGTCGACCGCCGATGAGATTCTGGAATTGATCAAAAAAGATATCGAAAGCTTCAACAAGCCCGGCTCGCCCGAAGACATGTCAAATTTTATCACTGCGGTGATACATGAAGGATCTTTCGATAAACTTGCCAAATACATCAATCAGGCAAAGGCCGACAAAGAGGCTGAAATCATTGTGGGGGGTGGTTATGACAAATCGGTTGGTTATTTCGTTGAACCGACCGTGATCTTGACCAAAGACCCGAAATACACCACTATGTGCACTGAGCTCTTCGGTCCGGTCGTCACCGTATACATTTACGATGACAAAGACTGGAGCCAAACACTTGAATTGGTCGATGGCACCTCAGAGTATGCCCTTACCGGCGCTGTCTTGGCAACCGACCGATATGCCATTGACGAGGCCACCAAGGTTCTGGAAAATTGTGCGGGCAATTTCTATATCAACGATAAACCCACTGGGGCGGTTGTGGGCCAACAGCCGTTTGGCGGCGCACGTGCATCGGGTACCAACGACAAGGCAGGTTCCGCACAGAACCTTTTGCGTTGGGTATCGCCTAGATTGATCAAAGAAACCTTTGTGACCCCCGAAGATTATCGTTATCCTTTCTTGGGATAA
- the apaG gene encoding Co2+/Mg2+ efflux protein ApaG — MITQVTKGIKVSVQTSFEGTFFKNYKMHYAFGYTITIENQSKDVVQLTARHWDIFDSLKEKETVDGEGVIGKKPVIQPGKSHTYSSGCLLASPIGAMRGFYHMVNFSSGEEFEVEIPTFKFAAPFAMN, encoded by the coding sequence ATGATTACACAAGTTACCAAAGGAATCAAAGTTTCTGTACAGACAAGTTTTGAGGGTACATTCTTTAAAAACTACAAGATGCACTATGCCTTTGGCTATACCATTACCATTGAAAACCAAAGTAAGGATGTGGTGCAACTGACGGCACGCCATTGGGACATCTTTGACTCGCTCAAGGAAAAAGAGACGGTGGACGGCGAGGGTGTAATCGGCAAAAAACCTGTGATACAGCCGGGCAAATCGCACACCTATAGTTCAGGATGCCTATTGGCATCGCCCATTGGAGCCATGCGGGGCTTCTACCACATGGTCAATTTTTCTTCTGGTGAAGAGTTTGAGGTAGAAATTCCCACCTTTAAGTTCGCGGCCCCTTTTGCCATGAACTAA
- a CDS encoding NADH:ubiquinone reductase (Na(+)-transporting) subunit B, with product MSDKRLTLKKRLHILKHHYRDSKWAPAFNALHTFLYTPDETTHGRGTHVKAADDLKRTMNTVIMALVPCLLFGMFNAGYQHYSAINGYPENFSLFEHFLTWDNFWLGAITVLPLVIVSYGVGLAIEFLFAVIKGHEVEEGYLVTGMLVPLIIPVDTPLWMLAVAVAFGVVIGKEVFGGTGMNILNPALTIRAFLFFAYPTWMSGDKVWVHGAVDRTGTADAISGETVLGYLAQGNTAEMAQKFDVADMFFGFIPGSVGETSTLLILLGGLFLIFSKIASWRIMVSAVIGSLAMGLIFNWVVDMGWIAEYSKFYSLMSFEYWKHLIVGGLAFGIVYMATDPVTGSQTNRGKWIYGFLIGFLSVMIRVFNPAYPEGVFLAILLMNVFAPTIDHYVIRGNIRRRFKRWQNAKIYPRISEEKQALKAETV from the coding sequence ATGAGTGATAAGAGACTTACTTTAAAGAAAAGGCTGCACATTTTAAAGCACCACTATAGAGATAGTAAGTGGGCTCCGGCATTCAATGCCCTGCATACGTTTCTGTATACCCCAGATGAGACCACGCATGGTCGGGGTACCCATGTAAAGGCCGCAGACGATTTAAAGCGTACCATGAACACTGTAATCATGGCCTTGGTACCCTGCTTGCTGTTCGGCATGTTCAATGCAGGTTACCAACATTATTCGGCCATTAATGGATATCCAGAAAATTTCTCGTTGTTCGAGCATTTCTTGACTTGGGACAATTTTTGGCTGGGGGCCATTACGGTGCTGCCCTTGGTCATCGTTTCATACGGTGTGGGGTTGGCCATTGAGTTCTTGTTTGCCGTGATCAAAGGGCATGAAGTGGAGGAAGGATACCTGGTAACGGGTATGTTGGTGCCATTGATCATTCCTGTTGACACCCCACTTTGGATGTTGGCCGTTGCCGTTGCTTTTGGTGTGGTTATCGGTAAAGAGGTATTTGGAGGTACGGGCATGAATATTTTGAATCCGGCCCTGACCATCCGGGCCTTCCTGTTCTTTGCCTATCCCACTTGGATGAGTGGTGACAAGGTATGGGTGCACGGTGCCGTTGATAGGACCGGTACAGCAGATGCCATTTCTGGTGAAACAGTATTGGGTTATCTGGCCCAGGGTAATACGGCCGAAATGGCCCAGAAATTTGATGTGGCCGATATGTTTTTCGGCTTTATTCCCGGTTCGGTTGGTGAGACTTCCACCCTTTTGATCCTTTTGGGCGGGTTGTTCCTCATTTTCTCAAAAATCGCAAGCTGGCGTATCATGGTTAGTGCCGTTATAGGTTCGTTGGCAATGGGGCTCATATTCAACTGGGTCGTAGACATGGGTTGGATAGCTGAGTACAGCAAGTTCTATAGCCTTATGAGCTTTGAATATTGGAAGCATCTTATCGTGGGTGGCCTTGCCTTTGGCATTGTCTACATGGCAACCGACCCGGTCACAGGCTCACAGACCAATAGGGGAAAATGGATCTACGGATTTTTAATAGGGTTTCTATCGGTCATGATCCGTGTGTTTAACCCGGCCTATCCAGAAGGGGTGTTCTTGGCCATTCTGTTGATGAACGTCTTTGCGCCCACCATCGACCACTATGTGATAAGGGGCAATATCAGAAGACGATTTAAAAGATGGCAAAACGCCAAAATTTATCCTAGAATTTCTGAAGAAAAACAAGCACTTAAAGCTGAAACTGTTTAA
- a CDS encoding Na/Pi cotransporter family protein translates to MHYGFGDVLTLLGSLGLFLYGMKVMSDALMEVAGDRMRKILATMTSNRLFAVFTGFLITAIIQSSSATTLMVVSFANASLLTLTESIGVIMGANIGTTVTAWLITLLGFKVNISAIALPLVGLGFLFTFSKKKKTNQWGRFVIGFAILFIGLQFLKDAVPDIGNNPEALAFLSKYTQLGIWSVLLFLLIGSILTIIVQSSSATMALTLVMCYEGWIPFDMAAAMVLGENIGTTVTANLAALIANYHAKRTARAHLIFNLLGVVWMLILFVPFLNMVNWFVTRNGGVSPFVEATAIPVALSVFHTTFNIANTFFLIWFVPVIANIVKRLVPEKVDPEREIDQPIFLNKSYLKYPQTGVAALLKESKRLFEEAAYKAIAHGINIHRDDIASDKKTKVLVDSRQVIEVDLDGLYYTKIKSIYSKIVEYATVLQSRFELNKDLIATIRTILVANRLIVAIVKSMKPIHKNMSKYVASDNYYIKKEYNDLRKIIIKVLRVIIAIRNSDDPSAHLSKLEKLRDKADKSDVIMDGTLNRLIRDNHITNEMATSLMNDSAAVTNIVKNLIAVAELLYIKKDPIFQESKTPELLELEEGILSDENGQM, encoded by the coding sequence ATGCATTACGGTTTTGGTGATGTGCTGACTTTGTTGGGCTCTTTGGGCCTTTTTCTATATGGAATGAAGGTCATGAGCGATGCCCTGATGGAAGTGGCCGGCGATAGAATGCGAAAGATTCTGGCCACCATGACCTCTAACCGTCTTTTTGCTGTCTTTACCGGTTTTTTGATTACCGCCATCATACAGTCGTCATCGGCGACCACCTTGATGGTCGTCAGTTTTGCCAATGCCTCGTTGCTTACATTGACCGAATCGATAGGGGTCATTATGGGCGCCAATATCGGTACGACCGTGACCGCTTGGCTCATTACTTTGCTTGGTTTCAAGGTCAATATAAGTGCTATTGCCCTACCCCTTGTGGGATTGGGTTTTTTGTTCACCTTCTCAAAAAAGAAAAAAACCAACCAATGGGGAAGGTTTGTCATCGGTTTCGCCATTTTGTTTATCGGACTACAGTTTTTGAAAGATGCCGTGCCCGATATTGGAAACAACCCCGAGGCCCTGGCCTTTCTTTCAAAATATACCCAGCTTGGCATCTGGTCGGTGTTATTGTTTCTATTGATTGGCTCCATACTTACGATTATCGTACAATCGTCAAGCGCCACAATGGCCCTGACCTTGGTCATGTGCTATGAGGGGTGGATCCCGTTCGATATGGCCGCCGCCATGGTATTGGGCGAGAACATCGGCACCACAGTAACGGCCAATTTGGCGGCATTGATCGCTAATTACCATGCCAAACGAACAGCCCGCGCCCATTTGATCTTCAATTTGTTGGGAGTAGTGTGGATGCTCATACTGTTCGTTCCCTTTTTGAATATGGTCAATTGGTTTGTTACAAGGAATGGGGGCGTATCGCCCTTTGTCGAAGCTACGGCTATACCCGTTGCGTTATCGGTATTTCATACCACCTTTAACATTGCCAACACCTTTTTTCTCATATGGTTTGTGCCCGTTATCGCCAACATAGTCAAGAGACTGGTGCCTGAAAAAGTGGATCCAGAGCGAGAAATAGACCAACCCATATTTCTGAACAAATCGTACCTGAAATATCCGCAAACCGGGGTCGCCGCACTTTTAAAAGAATCAAAAAGACTTTTTGAAGAAGCTGCTTACAAAGCCATAGCACACGGCATCAATATTCACCGCGATGATATCGCATCTGACAAAAAGACCAAGGTTTTGGTAGATAGCCGCCAAGTGATCGAGGTCGACCTAGATGGTCTGTACTATACCAAAATAAAGTCGATTTACAGCAAAATTGTCGAGTATGCCACAGTACTGCAGTCAAGATTCGAGCTCAACAAAGACTTGATTGCTACCATCCGTACTATTTTGGTGGCAAATCGTTTGATCGTCGCAATTGTTAAGTCGATGAAGCCCATCCACAAGAACATGTCAAAATACGTAGCCTCTGACAATTATTATATAAAAAAGGAATACAATGACCTTCGAAAGATCATTATCAAAGTGCTCCGGGTCATTATTGCCATAAGAAATTCAGATGACCCCTCGGCGCATCTCTCCAAATTGGAAAAACTACGTGATAAGGCCGATAAAAGCGATGTTATCATGGACGGTACCTTAAATAGACTGATTCGGGACAACCATATAACCAACGAAATGGCCACCTCGCTCATGAACGATAGTGCAGCGGTCACCAATATAGTCAAAAACCTAATAGCGGTTGCTGAACTTCTGTACATCAAAAAAGACCCCATCTTCCAAGAGTCAAAGACCCCCGAACTTTTGGAATTGGAAGAGGGTATTTTGAGCGACGAAAACGGACAGATGTAA
- a CDS encoding four helix bundle protein, translating to MDRTFISKKIDKKDFDMIQNLRRAGRSTTRNIAEGFGRYNHKENIQFCRISRGSLYEIKDDLINCLDEGLVSEVEISKGIALVDAAIHSVNGYIKYLYSKL from the coding sequence TTGGACCGGACGTTTATCTCAAAAAAGATTGATAAAAAGGACTTTGATATGATTCAAAATCTTAGAAGGGCAGGTCGTTCAACTACAAGAAATATCGCTGAAGGCTTTGGAAGGTATAATCATAAAGAGAACATACAATTCTGTAGAATAAGTAGGGGGTCACTATACGAAATAAAAGATGATCTGATTAATTGTTTGGATGAAGGCCTAGTAAGCGAAGTAGAAATCTCAAAGGGTATAGCACTCGTTGATGCAGCTATTCATTCTGTAAATGGATATATAAAATATTTATACTCTAAATTATAA
- a CDS encoding Na(+)-translocating NADH-quinone reductase subunit C encodes MAINTEKNTYTVIFATIMVAVVGSILAFLASSLRPAIEKNERFEKQQNILYAMGVNENDGDSGVNFVPTERVEEEFSKYIKKQLVIDPNGNAQEDPEAFLIDMKKQLKAFKEGNEAKFPLFVGEKDGKKFYILPMYGKGLWDAIWGYISLDENMVVQGVYFDHKAETPGLGANIKMRFFMDDFEGESVLDGNSFKGIAVVKGNNDPLNQDKDDNEVDALAGATITGNGVTAMINETLKIYRPYLETLRNN; translated from the coding sequence ATGGCAATCAATACCGAAAAGAACACGTATACCGTAATTTTCGCGACCATCATGGTGGCCGTCGTGGGATCGATATTGGCTTTTTTGGCCTCTAGTCTGCGCCCGGCCATCGAGAAGAACGAGCGTTTTGAAAAACAGCAGAACATTCTCTACGCCATGGGTGTTAACGAGAACGATGGCGATAGTGGGGTAAACTTTGTTCCCACTGAAAGGGTCGAGGAAGAATTTTCAAAGTATATCAAAAAACAATTGGTCATCGATCCCAACGGAAATGCTCAAGAAGACCCAGAGGCTTTCCTCATCGATATGAAAAAGCAGTTGAAAGCCTTTAAAGAAGGCAATGAGGCCAAGTTTCCATTATTTGTGGGAGAAAAAGATGGCAAGAAATTCTATATTCTGCCCATGTACGGAAAAGGATTGTGGGATGCCATCTGGGGCTACATTTCGCTGGATGAGAACATGGTCGTGCAAGGTGTTTATTTTGACCATAAGGCCGAAACTCCCGGGCTTGGGGCAAATATTAAAATGCGCTTTTTTATGGACGACTTTGAAGGGGAATCCGTATTGGATGGAAACAGCTTTAAGGGCATAGCCGTGGTGAAGGGGAACAATGACCCTTTGAACCAAGATAAAGATGACAATGAGGTTGATGCGTTGGCAGGTGCCACCATTACTGGCAATGGAGTAACTGCTATGATCAACGAAACTCTCAAAATCTATAGACCCTATTTGGAAACATTAAGAAATAACTAA
- a CDS encoding type IX secretion system plug protein domain-containing protein gives MRFLIKQVFLLFFSFSVVGQVKEEVNPPPHIKTIIFKGPTEDQFPVVQLGERIVLEFDDLSASEQDYYYKIVHCDYDWTPSQLLKSQYLDGTDNQRIIDYENSYNTLQPYSNYRLTIPNGEVRLKASGNYVLEIYNMYNELQFSRRFVVYQDLVRVGATVKRSRDFDYINEKQVVQFTINTSGFQVVNPKKEIKVAIIQNHYWPTAIYNVQPQFTIGNELVYKYDKETSFFGGNEFLNFDTKDLRAPSFAIARIEFKELYHHYLFTNQYRYDQPYTYFPDINGDFLVRTLQGDNVSREAEYSEVHFSLPYSNIIGLNEVYVVGKFNNYDIGEENKMAFNEDTGNLELTYPIKQGFYNYKYVVKNDNGELDFNLVSGNFHFTENNYLILVYYRNFGDLYDSIIGIGTANSRDISN, from the coding sequence ATGCGCTTTTTGATCAAACAAGTTTTTCTGCTATTCTTCTCTTTCTCAGTAGTTGGCCAAGTAAAAGAAGAGGTAAATCCACCGCCGCACATCAAGACGATTATCTTCAAAGGGCCCACCGAAGATCAATTTCCGGTGGTTCAATTGGGCGAACGCATCGTTCTTGAGTTCGATGACCTGAGTGCTAGTGAGCAAGACTACTATTATAAAATTGTTCATTGCGATTATGATTGGACACCATCACAGCTACTAAAATCGCAATACCTCGACGGAACCGACAACCAACGCATCATCGACTATGAAAACAGTTACAATACCCTACAGCCCTATTCCAATTACCGATTAACGATCCCAAATGGCGAAGTACGCCTGAAGGCCAGCGGCAACTATGTGCTCGAAATCTATAATATGTACAACGAGCTGCAGTTTTCCCGGCGGTTTGTGGTCTACCAAGATTTGGTACGGGTGGGCGCTACAGTAAAGCGGTCGAGAGACTTTGACTATATCAACGAGAAACAGGTAGTACAGTTTACCATCAACACTTCAGGGTTTCAAGTGGTAAATCCGAAGAAAGAAATAAAGGTGGCCATTATTCAGAACCACTATTGGCCGACAGCCATTTACAATGTGCAACCGCAGTTTACCATAGGAAACGAACTTGTCTATAAATATGATAAAGAGACCAGTTTTTTCGGGGGAAATGAATTTTTGAACTTTGACACCAAAGACCTAAGGGCGCCTTCTTTTGCCATTGCACGAATAGAATTTAAAGAGCTTTATCACCATTACTTGTTCACCAACCAATATCGTTACGACCAGCCCTACACCTATTTTCCTGATATTAACGGTGATTTTTTGGTGCGCACCCTTCAGGGAGACAATGTTTCGCGCGAGGCAGAGTACTCAGAGGTCCATTTCAGTTTGCCCTACAGCAATATTATTGGCTTGAACGAGGTGTACGTGGTGGGCAAATTCAACAACTACGACATCGGAGAAGAGAACAAAATGGCATTCAATGAAGACACGGGCAATTTAGAGCTCACCTACCCCATCAAGCAAGGGTTCTACAATTATAAATATGTGGTTAAAAATGATAATGGCGAGCTAGATTTCAACTTGGTATCAGGCAATTTTCATTTTACCGAGAACAACTACCTTATCTTGGTCTATTACCGTAACTTCGGGGACCTCTACGACAGCATAATCGGCATTGGCACGGCGAACTCAAGAGATATCAGCAATTAA
- a CDS encoding DinB family protein gives MKKILTLSVCLVTFVAFAQQDNTVQNTLQGMVAMVQGQVVQLAEAFDEEQYDWRPADGIRSVRESILHIAAANYFLASKMGYPPPEDVDFMGMEANIIGKENVIDALKKSNEFILDKITKEETEKLGDEVDFGFMKLNRLGGLLVVLEHNGEHKGQLIAYARSNGVTPPWSQGQ, from the coding sequence ATGAAAAAAATTCTCACCTTATCGGTATGTCTGGTTACGTTTGTGGCTTTTGCCCAGCAAGACAATACCGTACAAAACACCCTTCAGGGCATGGTAGCAATGGTACAAGGACAAGTAGTCCAATTGGCTGAAGCCTTTGATGAAGAACAATATGATTGGCGGCCGGCCGATGGCATACGCTCGGTCAGGGAGTCCATTTTGCATATAGCTGCGGCAAATTACTTTCTGGCATCCAAAATGGGGTATCCACCACCAGAGGACGTCGATTTTATGGGTATGGAGGCCAATATCATCGGTAAAGAAAATGTAATCGATGCGCTCAAAAAGTCAAATGAGTTCATTTTAGACAAGATTACGAAAGAAGAAACCGAAAAATTAGGCGACGAAGTCGATTTCGGTTTTATGAAACTCAATAGATTGGGCGGACTTCTGGTAGTACTTGAGCACAATGGCGAGCACAAGGGCCAATTGATCGCCTATGCCCGTTCCAATGGGGTAACACCGCCTTGGAGCCAAGGCCAATAG